In Pieris rapae chromosome 18, ilPieRapa1.1, whole genome shotgun sequence, one genomic interval encodes:
- the LOC111001362 gene encoding nicotinamide riboside kinase 1, with product MVNDWIVIGISGVTCGGKTTLANRLRDALVPVYVFHQDKYFLPDDSPEHVRCPGVDHNNYDILSALDMDKMQDDVLRTLRGENRAHAVNLERAEGKWGVPGKSFLILEGFTVLNHKPLNELCHLRYYFVLEYGECASRRALRLYDPPDTPGYFERCVWPEHLRFKAQIEKDSRVKMLDGTSPDAFELVLKDLTQAGASRL from the exons ATGGTGAACGACTGGATAGTTATCGGGATATCGGGAGTCACATGCGGGGGAAAGACGACATTGGCCAACCGCCTGAGGGATGCGTTGGTGCCGGTCTACGTGTTTCACCAGGACAAGTATTTCCTCCCGGACGACAGCCCAGAGCACGTGAGGTGTCCGGGCGTGGACCACAACAACTACGACATACTGTCGGCGCTCGACATGGACAAGATGCAGGACGATGTGTTGCGCACTCTGAGAGGGGAGAACAGGGCTCACGCGGTTAACCTCGAGAGGGCCGAGGGGAAATGGGGCGTGCCCGGAAAGAGCTTCTTGATTCTCGAGGGCTTCACCGTCCTCAACCACAAGCCCTTGAACGAACTGTGCCACTTGAG GTACTACTTCGTGCTGGAGTACGGCGAATGTGCGTCGAGACGCGCTCTGCGGTTGTACGACCCCCCCGACACGCCCGGCTACTTCGAACGATGCGTTTGGCCTGAGCACTTGCGCTTCAAGGCACAG ATCGAGAAAGACAGCCGCGTTAAGATGTTGGACGGCACAAGTCCGGACGCTTTCGAACTCGTCCTGAAAGACCTGACGCAGGCGGGAGCCTCTCGCTTATGA